In the genome of Paenibacillus sp. FSL R5-0766, one region contains:
- a CDS encoding cellulase family glycosylhydrolase, which produces MKKNRKSVLSLTLVTAMILSLFSSAMASAATDNSEQASASPAPSKMQTYVNAMEPGWNLGNSLDAVGEDETAWGNPRITKELIQSIAAEGYNSIRIPVTWEAHIGDAPDYTIDSAYMNRVQEVVNWALDADLYVMINLHHDSWRWISYMEKDHDNVLARYNAAWTQIADKFKDASDKLMFESVNEPRFSEGGTTDAAIGYRMLDELNTSFHKIVRTSGGNNETRPLVLPTMHTSSAQPDLDELNKTIQKLNDTNIIATVHYYGFWPFSVNIAGYTKYNEEVQKDVTDTFDRVYNAFTAKGIPVIVGEYGLLGFDQHTGVIEQGEKLKFFEFVGQYLRQKQMTTMLWDNGQHFGRTSFTWSDQELFDTMKASWTGRSSTAETDLVYLKQNEAIQDKKVKLNLNGNKFNSLKNGTTPLVRGKDYTIKKDVLTLKSNLLTKLTASGDLGVNATLTAGFNEGADWNFNIIKYDTPKLNDATGTTSAFAIPTTFNGNQLATMEATYANGENAGPQNWTPFKEFSYTFSPDYERNVIELKPNFFNETNDGEVTLKFHFWNGDVLTYKITKNGTSVVGVTSK; this is translated from the coding sequence ATGAAAAAAAACCGCAAATCAGTCCTTTCTCTTACGCTTGTGACTGCCATGATTCTATCTCTATTCTCCTCCGCTATGGCTTCAGCTGCAACTGACAACAGCGAACAGGCCAGTGCATCACCCGCTCCAAGCAAAATGCAGACCTACGTAAACGCCATGGAGCCTGGCTGGAATCTGGGTAACTCTCTGGACGCCGTTGGTGAGGATGAGACAGCCTGGGGCAACCCGCGCATTACAAAGGAACTAATTCAATCGATCGCAGCTGAGGGCTACAACAGTATCCGTATCCCTGTGACCTGGGAAGCCCATATCGGTGACGCACCCGACTACACAATTGATTCCGCTTACATGAATCGGGTTCAAGAAGTGGTAAACTGGGCCCTTGATGCGGATCTCTACGTCATGATCAATCTTCACCATGATTCCTGGCGTTGGATCAGTTACATGGAGAAAGACCATGACAACGTGCTTGCACGTTACAACGCTGCTTGGACTCAGATTGCGGACAAATTCAAAGATGCATCCGATAAACTCATGTTTGAAAGTGTTAACGAACCACGTTTCTCCGAAGGCGGCACAACGGATGCAGCGATTGGATATCGCATGCTGGACGAGTTGAATACTTCTTTTCACAAGATCGTAAGAACTTCGGGTGGAAACAACGAGACACGTCCACTTGTGCTTCCAACGATGCATACCTCTTCCGCTCAACCTGATCTGGATGAACTGAATAAGACCATTCAAAAATTGAATGACACCAATATTATTGCAACCGTTCACTACTACGGGTTCTGGCCATTCAGTGTGAACATCGCAGGTTACACCAAGTATAACGAGGAAGTACAAAAAGACGTTACCGACACATTTGATCGAGTATACAATGCTTTTACAGCGAAAGGCATTCCGGTTATCGTCGGTGAGTATGGCTTGCTTGGTTTTGACCAGCACACAGGTGTCATTGAGCAAGGCGAAAAACTGAAATTCTTCGAATTTGTTGGACAATATCTGCGTCAAAAACAGATGACAACGATGTTGTGGGATAACGGACAACACTTCGGTCGCACAAGTTTTACTTGGTCTGATCAGGAACTTTTCGATACCATGAAAGCCAGCTGGACAGGTCGCTCATCCACAGCCGAAACGGACCTCGTATATCTTAAACAAAATGAAGCCATTCAAGATAAAAAGGTAAAGCTCAATCTGAATGGGAACAAATTCAATTCGTTGAAAAATGGCACTACCCCTCTTGTAAGAGGTAAAGACTATACGATCAAAAAAGATGTACTTACGTTAAAATCCAATCTGTTAACCAAATTGACAGCCTCTGGTGATTTGGGCGTAAATGCCACACTCACGGCTGGATTCAATGAAGGTGCTGACTGGAACTTTAATATCATTAAATATGACACACCTAAGCTGAACGACGCAACTGGTACAACCAGTGCATTTGCCATTCCGACTACGTTTAACGGCAATCAGCTCGCCACGATGGAAGCAACATATGCAAACGGAGAGAACGCCGGCCCACAGAACTGGACTCCATTCAAAGAATTCTCCTACACATTTAGCCCAGATTACGAACGTAATGTGATTGAACTGAAACCTAACTTCTTCAATGAAACCAATGATGGCGAAGTCACGCTTAAGTTCCATTTCTGGAACGGAGATGTGCTGACGTACAAAATCACGAAAAATGGAACAAGCGTTGTTGGCGTAACTTCCAAATAA